The Syntrophus gentianae genome includes a window with the following:
- a CDS encoding FIST N-terminal domain-containing protein, whose product MTAIVEALMQDTREKTKGTPNIEVGCGVACGENSYAAGRYAARQATAGISSYLLTAVIVFAPASYHLDAMLSGIRSAVGDVPLFGASSAGEICNGAFSGSVVVMALASPFLSVRVGVGRGVSGDYLKAVSETIKNGRISRYFNPQDSTLYNEMTRKGRSAFAILFSPAPTATSGCPSPEILEELKALSCGRIPFFGGCAIDTSGTTGEENFVFCGNQAYSDSMVLAVFETGLKFGIAMGHGLQPSAKKAVVTKSRHSDILELDGKPAADVFSALHNLSRENLEGKYLFEQTATPFGMRHSLGQYTIFVPHSLTPEGGVRLAHPAQEGTSLVLMEAIEDEVIAAGKDTLQHTMTQSGIAEPAAILACSCFLRRQLLKDRYPEELTAITDIMPGVPMVGFYGAGEQGTNADHVSRHNNETIVILLLGNELSYAAKVAEENRILYRMLEARLAEKQLLEAELAGQICFLQALIDNIPNPVFYKDPEGQYLGCNKAFEEYFHVRREEILGRTVLNLNGVPQIERHHKLDAKLIQNGGRAVYEFMIPSEEGRVLHSIVHKAFFYKGDASPGGIVGSITDITELKRAEEVLRISEEKFLKAFQSIPTMMTINTFLDGKIVEVNESYLQNLGFMRQEVLGRTSQELQVYAYPEHRDLVIRMIVEKGSVLDFTVPLRTKDGNIRHCLLSAERIQLQNVEHVLILLQDITEQKLAEEERLQRMQLHSILEMAGTICHELNQPLQILSGYTELLMSNPVLDPDIQKKLQTIKEQTARMERITQKLLTIKDCTFKDYAGIAKIMDLHDDKRE is encoded by the coding sequence ATGACGGCTATAGTAGAGGCTCTGATGCAGGACACCAGGGAAAAGACAAAAGGCACACCGAACATTGAAGTGGGATGCGGGGTCGCCTGTGGGGAGAATTCTTATGCAGCCGGTCGGTATGCTGCACGCCAGGCAACTGCCGGCATCAGTTCCTACTTATTGACGGCCGTGATCGTCTTTGCGCCGGCGTCCTATCACCTTGATGCGATGCTTTCCGGTATCCGCAGCGCTGTAGGGGATGTCCCCCTCTTCGGCGCCAGTTCAGCCGGGGAAATTTGCAACGGGGCTTTCTCCGGGAGCGTGGTGGTCATGGCGCTTGCATCGCCTTTTCTCTCTGTCCGCGTGGGTGTCGGCAGGGGAGTGTCGGGGGACTATCTCAAAGCCGTGTCCGAAACCATAAAGAATGGAAGGATCAGCCGATACTTCAATCCTCAAGACAGCACCCTTTACAACGAAATGACCCGTAAAGGCCGCTCGGCCTTCGCCATCTTGTTTTCCCCTGCACCAACAGCCACTTCCGGTTGTCCCAGCCCCGAAATTCTGGAGGAACTCAAAGCTCTTTCCTGCGGGCGCATTCCATTTTTCGGAGGGTGTGCCATCGATACCTCGGGGACAACCGGGGAAGAAAATTTTGTTTTCTGCGGAAATCAAGCCTACTCGGACAGTATGGTCCTCGCCGTCTTTGAAACCGGACTTAAATTCGGGATTGCCATGGGCCACGGTTTACAGCCTTCAGCCAAAAAAGCCGTCGTCACGAAAAGCAGGCACAGCGATATCCTGGAGCTGGACGGAAAACCCGCCGCTGATGTTTTTTCGGCACTCCATAATCTCTCCAGGGAAAATCTGGAGGGCAAGTACCTCTTTGAACAGACCGCAACCCCCTTCGGCATGCGCCATTCTCTGGGGCAATACACCATTTTTGTCCCTCATAGTTTAACTCCGGAGGGGGGGGTCCGCCTCGCCCACCCGGCCCAGGAAGGAACATCCCTGGTTCTCATGGAAGCCATCGAGGATGAAGTGATCGCAGCGGGAAAAGATACCCTTCAGCATACAATGACGCAGTCCGGAATTGCCGAACCTGCGGCCATCCTTGCCTGCTCCTGTTTTCTGAGAAGACAGCTCCTGAAAGATCGATATCCGGAAGAACTGACCGCCATCACCGACATCATGCCCGGCGTTCCCATGGTGGGTTTCTACGGCGCCGGTGAACAGGGAACCAATGCCGATCATGTAAGCCGCCATAACAACGAGACCATCGTCATCCTTCTCCTGGGCAATGAACTGTCCTACGCCGCCAAAGTGGCGGAGGAAAACCGGATCCTGTACCGGATGCTGGAGGCCCGCCTCGCCGAGAAACAGCTTCTGGAAGCGGAATTGGCGGGTCAGATCTGTTTCCTCCAGGCCCTGATCGATAACATTCCCAATCCTGTCTTTTATAAAGATCCGGAGGGACAATACCTGGGGTGCAACAAGGCCTTCGAGGAATACTTTCATGTGCGACGGGAAGAGATCCTGGGCCGTACCGTTCTGAATCTCAACGGGGTTCCCCAGATCGAGCGGCATCATAAACTGGATGCAAAGTTGATTCAGAATGGCGGCAGGGCTGTTTATGAATTCATGATCCCTTCTGAAGAAGGCAGGGTGTTGCACAGCATCGTCCACAAAGCCTTTTTTTACAAAGGAGACGCCTCCCCGGGTGGCATTGTCGGCAGCATTACCGATATCACGGAACTCAAGAGGGCCGAGGAGGTCCTGCGGATCAGCGAGGAAAAATTCCTGAAGGCTTTTCAAAGCATTCCCACCATGATGACCATCAACACATTTCTGGATGGAAAAATTGTTGAGGTAAATGAAAGTTACCTGCAAAACCTGGGATTCATGCGCCAGGAAGTTTTGGGCAGAACATCACAGGAGCTCCAGGTTTATGCCTATCCGGAGCATCGTGATCTGGTCATTCGAATGATCGTGGAAAAAGGATCTGTGCTGGACTTCACGGTCCCATTGCGAACCAAAGACGGGAATATCCGCCACTGCCTCTTGTCGGCGGAGCGGATCCAATTGCAGAATGTGGAACATGTATTGATCCTGCTTCAGGATATCACGGAGCAGAAGCTTGCGGAGGAAGAACGGCTCCAGCGGATGCAATTGCACAGCATACTGGAGATGGCCGGGACGATCTGCCACGAATTGAACCAGCCGCTTCAGATCCTGTCCGGATACACCGAGCTCCTGATGTCCAACCCTGTCCTGGATCCGGATATCCAGAAAAAACTGCAGACCATAAAGGAACAGACGGCACGGATGGAAAGAATCACCCAGAAGCTCTTGACCATCAAAGACTGTACCTTCAAGGATTACGCGGGAATCGCCAAAATCATGGATCTCCATGACGATAAGCGGGAATAA
- a CDS encoding response regulator gives MGEKKILLVDDEIGILQMLQEALSLHGYTVRTAENAETALEILSKESIMVMFLDLNLPGMNGIDLCRKIRKENQIAVISALTGYSNIYGLLECRSAGFDDFFIKPATLKTLFKAAEDAFEKIERWQVFEYDLA, from the coding sequence ATGGGTGAAAAGAAGATTCTCCTGGTGGATGATGAGATTGGGATTCTTCAAATGCTGCAGGAGGCATTGAGCCTGCATGGTTATACCGTTAGAACGGCGGAAAACGCGGAAACGGCCTTGGAAATTCTCTCAAAGGAAAGCATTATGGTCATGTTTCTGGATCTCAATCTCCCAGGCATGAACGGCATCGATCTTTGCCGGAAGATCAGAAAAGAAAATCAGATCGCCGTCATTTCCGCCCTGACCGGTTACAGCAATATTTACGGCCTCCTGGAATGCCGAAGTGCCGGTTTTGACGATTTTTTCATCAAACCCGCTACGCTCAAGACGCTCTTCAAAGCCGCCGAGGATGCCTTCGAAAAAATCGAACGCTGGCAGGTCTTTGAATATGACCTGGCGTGA
- a CDS encoding nitroreductase family protein → MMLRELVLKNRSYRRFDENEPLSEETLRELVDLARLSPSAANLQPLRFLLSADSGKNARIFPCLAWAGYLKDWPGPSEGERPSAYIVILGDTSIARSFGCDHGIAAQTILLGAAERGLGGCMIASIKREALRQALNIPEQYEILLVLALGRPRETVVLESVGPDGSIRYWRDEEGVHHVPKRPLTELIL, encoded by the coding sequence CCGTGAACTGGTTTTGAAGAACAGGAGTTACCGACGCTTTGACGAAAACGAGCCGTTATCCGAAGAAACCCTGAGAGAACTCGTGGATCTCGCCCGGCTCTCGCCTTCCGCGGCCAACCTCCAGCCGCTCAGGTTTCTCCTCTCGGCGGATTCCGGGAAGAATGCCCGGATCTTCCCCTGCCTTGCCTGGGCGGGTTATCTGAAAGACTGGCCGGGGCCCTCGGAGGGGGAGCGTCCGTCCGCTTATATCGTGATCCTGGGAGATACGTCTATCGCCCGTTCCTTTGGCTGCGACCATGGGATTGCCGCCCAGACCATTCTTCTGGGGGCGGCTGAAAGGGGCTTGGGGGGATGCATGATCGCTTCAATCAAGCGAGAAGCCCTGCGACAGGCCCTGAACATTCCGGAGCAGTATGAGATCCTGCTGGTGCTGGCTCTTGGCCGGCCCAGGGAAACCGTCGTTCTGGAATCTGTCGGACCTGACGGCAGCATCCGTTACTGGCGGGATGAGGAGGGCGTACATCACGTTCCTAAAAGGCCGCTGACTGAGCTTATTCTCTAA